In the Salifodinibacter halophilus genome, one interval contains:
- a CDS encoding hemolysin secretion protein D: protein AAAGNAVAQVRAAEAALLELERGNRREDIAQGRAALAAAQAQAAVQQVTFGKLDVLAPRDGVVDSLPYKLGDQAPVGSPLAV, encoded by the coding sequence CGCCGCCGCCGGCAACGCCGTGGCCCAGGTGCGCGCGGCCGAAGCGGCCTTGCTCGAGCTCGAACGCGGCAACCGCCGCGAAGACATCGCCCAGGGCCGCGCCGCGCTCGCCGCTGCCCAGGCCCAGGCCGCGGTGCAGCAGGTGACGTTCGGCAAGCTGGATGTGTTGGCGCCGCGCGACGGCGTGGTCGACAGCCTGCCGTACAAGCTCGGCGACCAGGCGCCGGTGGGCTCGCCGCTGGCGGTG